A section of the Enterobacter sp. C2 genome encodes:
- the mdtH gene encoding multidrug efflux MFS transporter MdtH: MSRVSQARRLGKYFLLIDNMLVVLGFFVVFPLISIRFVDQLGWAALMVGIALGLRQLIQQGLGIFGGAIADRFGAKPMIVTGMLLRAAGFATMAVAQEPWLLWSSCILSGLGGTLFDPPRSALVVKLIRPHLRGRFFSLLMMQDSAGAVIGALLGSWLLQYDFRLVCATGAVIFVLCAAFNAWLLPAWRLSTVKIPVREGLSRVVADKRFVTYVLTLTGYYMLAVQVMLMLPIMVNDIAGSPAAVKWMYAIEASLSLTLLYPLARWSEKRFRLEQRLMAGLLFMSFSLLPIGMVSSLQQLFTLICTFYIGSIIAEPARETLSAELADARARGSYMGFSRLGLAFGGFLGYAGGGWLFDAGKAFSQPELPWMMLSAIGLVTLFALWWQFSPRHPRTGVLEPGA; this comes from the coding sequence ATGTCCCGCGTATCGCAGGCCAGGCGCCTGGGTAAATATTTCCTGCTCATCGATAATATGCTGGTTGTGCTCGGTTTTTTTGTTGTCTTCCCGCTTATTTCTATTCGCTTTGTGGATCAGCTCGGTTGGGCCGCCCTGATGGTGGGGATTGCCCTCGGCCTGCGCCAGCTTATCCAGCAGGGGCTGGGGATCTTCGGCGGTGCTATCGCCGACCGCTTTGGTGCTAAGCCGATGATCGTCACCGGCATGCTGCTGCGGGCCGCCGGGTTCGCCACCATGGCGGTAGCGCAGGAGCCGTGGCTGCTCTGGAGCTCGTGCATCCTCTCCGGTCTCGGCGGGACGCTGTTCGACCCACCGCGCTCAGCGCTGGTGGTCAAGCTGATCCGCCCGCACCTGCGCGGACGTTTCTTCTCGCTGCTGATGATGCAGGACAGCGCCGGAGCGGTGATCGGTGCCCTGCTCGGCAGCTGGCTGCTGCAGTACGATTTCCGCCTGGTGTGCGCTACCGGCGCGGTGATCTTTGTCCTCTGTGCCGCCTTCAATGCCTGGCTGCTGCCAGCGTGGCGGCTCTCGACGGTGAAAATCCCGGTGCGGGAGGGGCTTAGCCGGGTCGTGGCCGACAAACGCTTCGTGACCTACGTTCTCACCTTAACCGGCTACTACATGCTGGCCGTACAGGTGATGCTGATGCTGCCGATCATGGTGAACGACATCGCCGGTTCGCCCGCAGCGGTGAAGTGGATGTATGCCATTGAGGCAAGTCTTTCGCTGACCCTGCTCTACCCGCTCGCCCGCTGGAGCGAAAAACGTTTTCGCCTTGAGCAGCGTTTGATGGCTGGCCTGCTGTTTATGTCCTTCAGCCTGCTGCCGATTGGCATGGTGAGCTCGCTGCAGCAGCTCTTTACATTAATTTGCACGTTCTATATCGGCTCGATTATTGCCGAACCGGCGCGGGAAACGCTGAGCGCTGAGCTGGCCGATGCCCGTGCGCGAGGCAGCTATATGGGCTTCAGCCGCCTGGGCCTCGCCTTCGGCGGATTCCTTGGCTATGCGGGGGGTGGCTGGCTGTTCGACGCCGGAAAAGCCTTCAGCCAGCCCGAGCTGCCGTGGATGATGCTATCGGCGATTGGCCTGGTGACGCTGTTTGCGTTGTGGTGGCAGTTCAGCCCCCGTCATCCCCGGACAGGGGTGCTCGAACCGGGGGCCTGA
- the rimJ gene encoding ribosomal protein S5-alanine N-acetyltransferase — MFGYRNNVPKVRLTTDRLVVRLVHERDAWRLADYYAENRQFLKPWEPIRDESHCYPSGWQARLSMINEFHKQGSAFYFALFDPDEKEIIGVANFSNVVRGSFHACYLGYSIGQKWQGQGLMFEALTAAIRYMQRTQHIHRIMANYMPHNQRSGGLLARLGFEKEGYAKAYLLIDGEWRDHVLTALTTQEWTAGRRGD, encoded by the coding sequence ATGTTCGGCTATCGTAACAACGTTCCAAAAGTGCGCTTGACGACGGACCGGCTGGTGGTGCGTTTAGTGCATGAACGCGATGCATGGCGTTTAGCAGACTACTACGCAGAAAACCGCCAGTTTTTAAAGCCCTGGGAGCCCATACGCGATGAGAGCCACTGCTATCCGTCCGGCTGGCAGGCGCGCCTGAGTATGATTAACGAATTTCACAAGCAGGGAAGCGCCTTCTATTTTGCGCTGTTCGATCCCGACGAAAAAGAGATCATCGGCGTCGCCAACTTCTCTAACGTGGTGCGCGGCTCGTTTCACGCCTGCTATCTGGGCTACTCCATCGGACAGAAGTGGCAGGGGCAGGGGCTGATGTTTGAGGCGCTGACCGCCGCGATCCGCTATATGCAGCGTACTCAGCATATTCACCGCATTATGGCCAACTACATGCCGCACAATCAGCGCAGCGGTGGCCTGCTGGCGCGGCTGGGTTTTGAAAAAGAGGGCTATGCCAAAGCCTATCTGCTGATCGACGGCGAGTGGCGCGATCACGTCCTGACGGCGCTGACCACCCAGGAGTGGACCGCAGGGCGTAGAGGAGATTAA
- a CDS encoding Gfo/Idh/MocA family oxidoreductase yields the protein MTQLRIGVVGLGGIAQKAWLPVLGAATDWTLQAAWSPSREKALDICQRWRMPYAGSLPELAAQCDAVFVHTSTASHYAVVSELLNAGVHVCVDKPLAENLADAERLVALAARKKLILMVGFNRRFAPLYRDLKTRLASGASLRMDKHRSDSVGPHDLRFTLLDDYLHVVDTALWLAGGEGQLNGGTLLTNDEGAMIYAEHHFSHDALQITTSMHRRAGSQREWVQAVTDGGLYDVTDMREWREEQGSGITLRPIPGWQSTLEQRGFVGCARHFITCVKNQTAPETSGEQAVLAQRIIDRLWREAMVE from the coding sequence ATGACACAGTTACGCATAGGCGTAGTGGGGCTGGGTGGTATTGCCCAGAAGGCGTGGCTGCCGGTACTGGGCGCGGCCACTGACTGGACGCTGCAGGCGGCGTGGTCGCCGTCGCGGGAAAAGGCGTTAGACATTTGCCAGCGCTGGCGGATGCCCTACGCCGGATCGCTGCCGGAGCTGGCTGCCCAGTGCGATGCGGTGTTCGTTCACACCTCTACGGCCTCACACTACGCGGTAGTCAGCGAGCTTTTAAATGCCGGGGTCCACGTCTGTGTCGATAAGCCGCTGGCGGAGAACCTTGCCGATGCCGAGCGGCTGGTGGCGCTGGCTGCACGTAAAAAGCTGATCCTGATGGTCGGCTTCAATCGCCGCTTTGCCCCCCTGTATCGCGATCTGAAAACCCGGCTTGCCAGCGGCGCCTCGCTGCGTATGGATAAGCACCGGAGCGACAGCGTTGGGCCGCACGATCTGCGCTTTACGCTGCTGGACGACTACCTCCACGTGGTGGACACTGCTCTGTGGCTGGCGGGGGGCGAAGGGCAGCTTAACGGTGGCACGCTGCTGACTAATGACGAGGGGGCGATGATCTACGCCGAGCACCACTTTAGCCACGACGCTCTGCAAATCACCACCAGCATGCATCGCCGGGCAGGCAGCCAGCGCGAGTGGGTGCAGGCGGTGACCGATGGCGGCCTGTATGACGTGACCGACATGCGCGAGTGGCGGGAAGAGCAGGGTAGCGGCATTACGCTGCGTCCGATCCCCGGCTGGCAAAGCACCCTTGAGCAACGTGGCTTCGTGGGTTGCGCCCGGCACTTTATCACCTGTGTGAAAAATCAGACTGCGCCTGAAACCTCCGGGGAGCAGGCGGTGCTGGCCCAGCGCATCATCGACAGGCTCTGGCGCGAGGCGATGGTCGAATAA
- the murJ gene encoding murein biosynthesis integral membrane protein MurJ has product MNLLKSLAAVSSMTLFSRVLGFARDAIVARVFGAGLATDAFFVAFKLPNLLRRIFAEGAFSQAFVPILAEYKSKQGEDATRVFVAYVSGLLTLVLAIVTIAGMLAAPWVIMVTAPGFADTADKFALTTQLLKITFPYILLISLASLVGAILNTWNRFSVPAFAPTLLNVSMIGFALFAAPLFHPPVLALAWAVTVGGVLQLFYQLPHLKKIGMLVLPRISLRDEGSLRVVKQMGPAILGVSVSQISLIINTIFASFLVSGSVSWMYYADRLMEFPSGVLGVALGTILLPSLSRSFASGNHDEYCRLMDWGLRLCFLLALPSAVALGILAKPLTVSLFQYGKFTATDALMTQKALVAYSVGLMGLIVVKVLAPGFYSRQDIKTPVKIAIVTLIMTQLMNLAFIGPLKHAGLALSIGLAACLNASLLYWQLRKQKIFTPQPGWQRFLLRLIIAVVVMAAALLGVLSVMPEWSQGTMAWRLLRLMAVVAVGGIAYFATLALLGFKVKEFARRTA; this is encoded by the coding sequence ATGAATTTATTAAAATCGCTGGCTGCGGTCAGCTCGATGACTCTCTTTTCCCGCGTGCTGGGTTTTGCCCGCGACGCCATCGTGGCGCGGGTGTTTGGCGCAGGCCTGGCAACTGACGCCTTCTTTGTGGCGTTCAAGCTTCCCAACCTGCTGCGCCGTATCTTTGCGGAAGGCGCGTTCTCTCAGGCGTTTGTGCCTATTCTGGCCGAGTACAAGAGCAAACAGGGGGAGGATGCGACCCGCGTCTTTGTCGCCTATGTTTCTGGTCTGCTGACGCTGGTGCTGGCGATTGTGACCATTGCCGGGATGCTGGCCGCGCCCTGGGTGATCATGGTCACCGCGCCGGGCTTTGCCGATACCGCCGACAAGTTTGCGCTCACCACCCAGCTGCTGAAGATCACCTTTCCCTACATTCTGCTGATTTCGCTGGCCTCGCTGGTGGGGGCGATCCTGAATACCTGGAACCGCTTCTCGGTGCCGGCCTTTGCGCCCACCCTTTTAAACGTCAGCATGATTGGCTTTGCGCTCTTTGCCGCACCGCTGTTTCACCCGCCGGTGCTGGCGCTGGCCTGGGCGGTGACCGTCGGGGGCGTGCTGCAACTTTTTTACCAGCTGCCGCACCTCAAAAAGATCGGCATGCTGGTACTGCCGCGCATCAGCCTGCGCGATGAGGGGTCGCTCCGCGTTGTTAAGCAGATGGGGCCCGCGATCCTTGGCGTCTCGGTCAGCCAGATCTCGCTGATCATCAACACCATTTTCGCCTCGTTTCTGGTCTCCGGCTCGGTGTCGTGGATGTACTACGCCGACCGTCTGATGGAGTTTCCCTCCGGCGTGCTGGGCGTGGCACTGGGCACGATTCTGCTGCCGTCGCTCTCCCGCAGCTTTGCCAGCGGTAACCACGACGAGTACTGTCGCCTGATGGACTGGGGCCTGCGCCTCTGCTTCCTGCTGGCGCTGCCGAGCGCCGTGGCATTGGGGATCCTTGCTAAACCGCTGACGGTCTCGCTGTTCCAGTATGGTAAATTCACCGCTACCGATGCGCTGATGACCCAGAAGGCGCTGGTAGCCTACTCGGTGGGGCTGATGGGGCTGATTGTGGTGAAGGTGTTGGCTCCGGGCTTCTACTCGCGGCAGGACATCAAAACCCCGGTGAAGATCGCTATCGTCACGCTGATTATGACCCAGCTGATGAACCTGGCCTTTATCGGCCCGCTTAAACATGCCGGGTTGGCGCTGTCCATTGGCCTGGCGGCCTGCCTCAACGCCAGCCTGCTCTACTGGCAGCTGCGCAAGCAGAAGATCTTTACCCCGCAGCCGGGCTGGCAGCGTTTTCTGCTGCGTCTGATTATTGCTGTTGTGGTGATGGCCGCCGCGCTGCTGGGCGTACTCTCGGTGATGCCGGAGTGGTCGCAGGGCACCATGGCCTGGCGACTGCTGCGCCTGATGGCGGTGGTAGCGGTGGGGGGCATTGCCTACTTCGCCACGCTGGCGCTGCTGGGCTTTAAGGTGAAGGAGTTTGCTCGCCGGACGGCGTAA